The Acidicapsa acidisoli genome window below encodes:
- a CDS encoding alpha-L-rhamnosidase, with protein MHRFNRKIIILSTAIVASLLMQPQSMYAANAKSEATGAPARLQTDNLATPLGLDDPTPQFAWQLVDGRHGAHQSAYQIQIATHRELLSSGKPDAWDSGRISSDHSIGVGYQGTALAPTTRYYWRVLAWDKDGKPYPASEVSWFETGLMGKENWRAKWIGYQTWEEAAVRKANAAWVITPDGEELSKIKQAEQHISYRAPFTLDKPARHAILFVTGEDVASAWVNGNKVATGAPLPPWKQLPWKKYQQIDVTSQTHPGANTLAIEITHYVVNPNGMAGRETPPMSATLVAELQDGSIVTFATNAGSDWKASIHPAADWTSAPTQDASWKPVAPYVQAPGPMTEPIGNPWPAQSVKALRHNFEISKPIASARLYSTALGAYQVFVNGKRTGDDVLAPGWTDFRLRLKYQTYDVTSELTQGSNAIAALVAPGWYSTPLQWFQQPNLYGTAPPSLIAQLRIEYRDGTIDWVISDENWKADTSPTLKAEIYDGETQDARLIQPGWNAPHFEAKGWKPAEIHTPDLNGIQIDGQDCQPIRVERTITPKAMTEPAPGVYIYDMGQNFSGVEKLRLEGPAGTNIQVRTGEVLNADGTLYTENLRTAKSTDHFILAGKGIEEFEPQFTFHGFRYLELTGLPQKPLADAVQGVVFHTAASFTAQLKTGSPMINQLWSNILWGQRSNFVGVPTDCPQRDERLGWTADAQVFWRTATYNMDLAAFSRKFTADIRGTQTGSGAGTEVAGDLFGIFAPGTSSTSSSSGAGWSDAGVIIPWTSWVQNGDTKVLQQNWPAMTRYLDAIERTNPNFRWKNNAGIPFGDWLSPEGPTRYLLVATASWAYDVTLMQQMAHALGKTDEEAKYAQLFEKIKAAFIKEFVHDDGFIAGADLEPSPFGVINNPDAKAKDGDTQTGYVLALHMNLLPENLRPAVAQHLVDKIKANHGLLGTGFLGTPYLLAVLTESGHRDLAYKLLLNTEYPSWGYLIDHGATTMWERWNGDQMRKDPSMNSYNHYAYGAVADWIYRYAAGIDTITSDAGFHTVFLHPSFDAQLGSIDFTYPSPYGEIHSAWTIKEGTAQWDLTIPANTTGWLPLSSTETANYKLNGSALSQSKLVESAQKNQQSGFTLPSGTYHFEVTGLR; from the coding sequence ATGCATCGATTCAATAGAAAGATAATCATCCTGAGCACCGCGATCGTCGCAAGCCTCCTGATGCAACCGCAGTCAATGTACGCTGCCAACGCCAAATCAGAGGCAACAGGTGCTCCGGCCAGGCTGCAAACAGACAATCTCGCCACTCCTCTGGGGCTCGACGATCCTACGCCACAATTCGCCTGGCAGCTCGTCGATGGGCGCCACGGCGCGCATCAATCCGCATATCAAATCCAGATCGCAACTCATCGCGAACTGCTCTCCTCCGGCAAACCTGACGCATGGGACAGCGGACGCATCTCTTCCGATCACTCCATCGGCGTCGGATATCAGGGAACCGCGCTCGCCCCAACCACGCGTTATTACTGGCGCGTCCTCGCGTGGGACAAGGACGGAAAGCCCTACCCCGCCAGCGAAGTCAGTTGGTTTGAGACCGGCCTCATGGGCAAAGAGAACTGGCGCGCCAAATGGATCGGTTATCAAACCTGGGAAGAAGCCGCCGTCCGCAAGGCGAATGCCGCATGGGTCATAACTCCGGATGGCGAGGAACTCTCAAAAATCAAGCAGGCCGAGCAGCACATCTCCTATCGCGCCCCATTCACTCTCGATAAGCCCGCCCGTCACGCCATCCTCTTCGTCACCGGCGAAGATGTAGCTTCCGCCTGGGTCAACGGCAACAAAGTCGCCACCGGCGCACCACTGCCGCCCTGGAAGCAACTCCCCTGGAAGAAATACCAGCAGATAGATGTAACTTCCCAGACTCATCCCGGCGCAAACACTTTGGCCATCGAGATCACTCACTATGTCGTCAATCCCAACGGCATGGCGGGTCGTGAAACACCTCCCATGAGCGCCACACTCGTTGCTGAGTTGCAGGACGGCTCAATCGTAACCTTCGCCACCAACGCAGGCTCCGATTGGAAAGCCTCGATTCACCCCGCGGCGGACTGGACCAGCGCACCCACACAGGATGCCTCGTGGAAGCCCGTAGCGCCTTACGTACAAGCCCCTGGCCCGATGACGGAACCAATCGGCAACCCATGGCCAGCGCAATCCGTCAAAGCCCTCCGTCATAACTTTGAAATCTCCAAGCCAATTGCTTCCGCGCGCCTCTATTCAACCGCTCTCGGCGCATATCAAGTCTTCGTCAACGGCAAGCGTACCGGCGACGACGTCCTCGCTCCCGGTTGGACAGACTTCCGCCTGCGCCTGAAATATCAGACCTACGATGTAACATCCGAATTAACTCAGGGCAGTAACGCAATCGCAGCTCTCGTCGCTCCCGGCTGGTACTCGACGCCCCTGCAATGGTTCCAGCAACCCAACTTATACGGTACAGCGCCGCCATCGCTCATCGCTCAACTTCGCATCGAATACCGCGACGGCACAATCGATTGGGTCATAAGCGACGAGAACTGGAAAGCAGATACATCCCCTACCCTGAAGGCCGAGATATATGACGGAGAAACGCAGGACGCGCGTCTCATTCAGCCCGGTTGGAACGCCCCTCATTTTGAAGCCAAAGGCTGGAAGCCCGCCGAAATTCACACTCCCGACCTCAACGGCATCCAGATCGACGGCCAGGACTGCCAACCCATCCGCGTCGAGCGTACCATCACTCCGAAGGCCATGACCGAACCCGCGCCCGGCGTCTATATCTACGACATGGGCCAGAACTTCTCCGGCGTAGAAAAGCTGCGCCTCGAAGGCCCCGCAGGGACGAACATTCAGGTCCGCACCGGCGAAGTCCTCAACGCCGACGGCACCCTCTACACAGAAAATCTGCGCACCGCCAAATCCACCGATCACTTCATACTGGCAGGGAAGGGAATCGAAGAGTTTGAACCGCAGTTCACCTTCCACGGCTTCCGCTATCTCGAACTCACCGGCCTTCCGCAGAAGCCACTCGCAGACGCGGTTCAGGGCGTCGTCTTCCACACCGCCGCCAGCTTCACCGCGCAACTCAAAACCGGTAGCCCCATGATCAACCAGCTATGGAGCAACATCCTCTGGGGCCAGCGATCTAACTTTGTCGGCGTGCCCACCGACTGCCCGCAGCGCGATGAGCGCCTCGGCTGGACCGCTGACGCGCAGGTCTTCTGGCGCACCGCAACCTACAACATGGACCTCGCCGCATTCTCTCGCAAGTTCACCGCCGACATTCGCGGCACCCAAACAGGCAGCGGTGCAGGCACCGAAGTAGCCGGCGATCTCTTCGGCATCTTCGCACCCGGAACATCGTCTACCAGCTCATCCTCCGGCGCAGGCTGGAGCGATGCCGGCGTCATCATCCCCTGGACCTCCTGGGTCCAAAACGGCGATACAAAGGTGCTCCAGCAGAACTGGCCGGCCATGACCAGATACCTCGACGCCATCGAGCGCACCAATCCCAATTTCCGCTGGAAAAACAACGCAGGCATCCCCTTCGGCGACTGGCTTTCTCCCGAAGGTCCAACCCGCTACCTGTTAGTCGCAACCGCATCCTGGGCCTACGACGTGACCTTGATGCAACAGATGGCCCATGCCCTCGGCAAGACCGACGAAGAAGCAAAGTACGCGCAGCTATTCGAAAAGATCAAAGCCGCCTTCATCAAAGAATTCGTCCATGACGACGGCTTCATCGCCGGAGCCGACCTCGAACCATCCCCATTCGGCGTTATCAACAACCCCGACGCCAAAGCCAAGGATGGCGACACGCAAACCGGCTACGTCCTTGCGCTCCACATGAACCTGCTACCCGAAAACCTCCGCCCCGCCGTGGCCCAGCATCTGGTGGACAAGATCAAAGCCAACCACGGCCTGCTCGGCACCGGCTTTCTCGGCACGCCCTATCTGCTCGCCGTGCTCACCGAGAGCGGCCATCGCGACTTGGCCTACAAGCTCCTTCTCAACACGGAATACCCATCCTGGGGCTATCTCATCGACCACGGAGCCACCACCATGTGGGAGCGTTGGAACGGCGACCAAATGCGCAAAGATCCCAGCATGAACTCCTACAACCACTACGCCTACGGAGCAGTCGCCGACTGGATCTACCGCTACGCAGCGGGCATCGACACAATCACCAGCGACGCCGGCTTCCACACTGTCTTTCTGCACCCATCCTTCGACGCGCAACTCGGCAGCATCGACTTCACCTATCCCTCCCCATACGGCGAAATCCACTCCGCCTGGACCATCAAAGAAGGCACGGCGCAATGGGATTTAACGATCCCCGCCAACACCACCGGATGGCTGCCTCTAAGCAGTACGGAAACAGCAAACTACAAGCTCAACGGCAGCGCTCTCAGCCAAAGCAAGTTAGTCGAGTCCGCGCAGAAAAACCAGCAATCCGGCTTCACCCTGCCATCCGGCACATACCACTTCGAAGTCACCGGACTTCGCTAA
- a CDS encoding tetratricopeptide repeat protein, with translation MIRKPFQWSLILALGFASIPLVNFAQSGDESARYAEAGQQALAAERYVEAQTAFEKLAKLEPGVAEVHATLAVIDFKLRNYEQAVTEIRTAQKLKPGLPKLDSLLGMSLAESGRFSEALPGLEKGFKQSTDKEVRRMCGLQLLRTYTGLRRDSEAVETALALNKLYPDDPEVLYQTGRVYGNFTYQVMEKLHDEAPNSIWMLQAQGEAAESQKDYDTALAAFNHVLVLDANRPGIHYRMGRVYLTRFRENHLDKDRDAALEQFRAELAIDPQNGNAEYELAQSDYDLGNFQQAQWEFESVVSKHPDFEQARVGLAGILLENDKNDLAAQQLRRAVELNPNDDVAWYRLTRALRTSGSPEEQKKAMTEFHRVHALVIAHTAPAKASESDQEVTPQKLGEISQP, from the coding sequence ATGATTCGCAAACCATTCCAATGGAGCCTTATCTTGGCCCTGGGCTTCGCGTCGATTCCGCTCGTGAACTTCGCTCAGTCCGGCGACGAATCCGCACGCTACGCCGAGGCAGGACAGCAAGCACTGGCAGCCGAGCGATATGTTGAAGCCCAAACAGCTTTTGAAAAGCTGGCAAAGCTCGAGCCCGGTGTCGCCGAAGTACACGCCACTCTCGCCGTCATCGACTTCAAGCTGCGCAACTACGAGCAGGCAGTCACGGAAATACGAACTGCCCAGAAACTCAAGCCCGGCTTGCCCAAGTTGGATAGCCTCCTCGGCATGTCTCTGGCCGAATCAGGCCGGTTCTCTGAAGCCCTGCCCGGTTTGGAGAAAGGCTTCAAGCAGTCCACCGACAAGGAAGTAAGACGCATGTGCGGCCTGCAGCTTCTGCGCACTTATACCGGACTAAGACGCGACTCCGAGGCCGTGGAAACTGCGCTGGCGTTGAACAAGCTCTATCCCGACGATCCCGAAGTCCTATATCAAACCGGACGCGTCTACGGTAATTTCACCTACCAGGTCATGGAAAAGCTGCACGATGAGGCGCCCAATTCAATCTGGATGTTGCAAGCTCAAGGGGAGGCCGCCGAGAGCCAAAAAGACTACGACACAGCACTTGCAGCATTCAATCACGTTCTCGTCCTCGATGCTAATCGTCCCGGTATCCATTACCGCATGGGCCGCGTATATCTGACGCGCTTCCGTGAGAATCACCTCGACAAAGATCGAGACGCAGCGCTGGAGCAGTTTCGAGCGGAATTGGCAATCGACCCGCAGAACGGCAACGCAGAATACGAGTTAGCTCAGAGTGACTACGATTTGGGTAATTTCCAACAAGCACAGTGGGAGTTTGAATCCGTCGTGTCCAAACATCCGGATTTCGAGCAGGCTAGAGTAGGGCTGGCAGGCATATTGTTGGAGAACGACAAGAATGATCTCGCTGCTCAGCAGCTTCGACGCGCCGTCGAGTTGAATCCCAACGATGATGTTGCCTGGTACCGGTTGACCCGTGCTCTGCGCACGTCAGGGAGTCCAGAAGAGCAAAAGAAAGCTATGACCGAGTTCCACAGAGTGCACGCGCTTGTAATCGCGCACACGGCCCCTGCCAAAGCTTCTGAATCAGACCAGGAAGTGACGCCTCAAAAGCTCGGAGAAATATCGCAACCGTAA
- a CDS encoding TonB-dependent receptor produces the protein MMRKRSLVLWAVLLIVATGNLFGQTGATGTILGTVSDSTGAVLPNVKVTVTNTETGVAYHTVTSTAGDYDAPSLNPGSYSVTAEAAGFERSKTDAFTLQVDQKFRQDLTLKPGAVTVTEEVTASAVSLDTDTAALSQEMSGDQVANLPLNGRNFMQLLLVGAGAVTVGGEQGTMRQGEGGAVSINGGRPEGNNYTLDGLNNTDQALQTPAVILSQDAIGEFKVESGIYPAENGFGASQVNLVSKGGTNSLHGTFFESDRNNAFDAVPFTNASYTGTPTSNPVLKLNQFGFVMDGPVYIPKIYHGRDKTFFMANYEGWRMNNGQAIRETVPTPAELSGDFSTTTLPQIKDSNGNVVIAAGSLLPAYGTTACQAAQNAGYDCLPADPATGLNDWGTQVPTTAQTSRIGLLAVTNGYWATPTVANTTEGTNNFIANVGAPLTSNQQTYRGDQNLGRLGSIFGRYTHATYQNSNIYNSGSINYGLEQYFQTENSWEVSHTINLGPRNVNNFRFGKLTATAPEGSAAPPASVISALGETGVFTHFGPLQQTWPNVGFGTGGFASGGGPVNSYSGSENPNWEFADSFTTVHGRHTISLGIDYRRWHLVRNLDDDFYGDWTFSGKTGANNFEPVSATNAASSCSNPASAINGGSPLCGTGNAVADMLTGYYSGVGGYVPAPLSPTTYAGNAQDHVFSYVGPFAEDDWKISPKLSINYGLRWDFRAAAYEASNHFFWLDTTNPNGGLCYADPQLSTDGVAPGVGLNGGPILRYCGSVPHPGSKLPFAPRFGVNYRIDDKTVVRGGYGIFFDSFEGREIDDSADIYPYSVRNNLNPVSVGNLPKLSNQLFPSYANLGPFPESSLSFIAVIESENPLNPYVQSWTLSVEREMARNTTLEVNYIGTKSTHLLDRRNIAQPFPIPAASLGFCQEQNAAGTYINATASPCARVYRNPYANFNGTYIDSDFHGYANYNAMNIKFEHRAHDLAATAIFTWAKSMDDKSAAAGVGGTGGGYQGFINNQDPNLDYGPSDFDVDHRFVASYVYQLPFGRGKKFAGTVNRAADVAVGGWQLSGITTFQTGFPFSVLGNDPLGLTDATNNRADYVAGCKIHSNISEPFQRINTACFSNPALGEFGNTSRNFLRQPGINNWDMAIGKDFSITERLRFMLKMDTFNTFNHHQYAGDVGGLIVAGSGGNNAISNTVGSATFGQITTASSPRILQFSGKIQF, from the coding sequence ATGATGCGCAAACGAAGTCTCGTTCTCTGGGCGGTCCTGTTGATCGTCGCGACCGGCAATCTCTTTGGGCAGACTGGAGCAACCGGCACGATCCTCGGGACAGTGTCCGACAGCACAGGCGCCGTGCTTCCCAACGTCAAAGTCACGGTAACCAACACCGAAACTGGCGTCGCCTATCACACCGTCACAAGCACCGCCGGAGACTACGACGCCCCATCGCTCAACCCCGGAAGCTATTCGGTAACAGCCGAGGCGGCTGGCTTTGAAAGGTCAAAGACTGATGCCTTCACGCTCCAGGTCGACCAGAAATTTCGCCAGGATCTGACCCTCAAGCCCGGTGCGGTAACCGTCACCGAAGAGGTCACCGCATCTGCTGTCTCGCTCGATACAGATACCGCCGCGCTCTCTCAGGAGATGAGCGGTGACCAAGTGGCTAACCTTCCGCTGAATGGGCGCAACTTCATGCAGTTGCTGCTGGTCGGTGCAGGCGCTGTCACGGTCGGCGGCGAGCAGGGCACCATGCGCCAGGGCGAAGGCGGCGCCGTCAGTATCAATGGCGGCCGTCCCGAAGGCAACAACTACACCCTCGACGGGTTGAACAACACCGACCAGGCGCTCCAGACCCCGGCGGTGATTCTGTCCCAGGATGCGATCGGCGAATTCAAGGTGGAGAGCGGCATCTATCCCGCAGAGAATGGTTTCGGCGCAAGCCAGGTCAACCTCGTCAGCAAGGGCGGTACAAACTCGCTTCACGGAACATTCTTCGAGTCCGATCGCAACAATGCTTTCGACGCAGTGCCGTTTACAAACGCCAGCTACACCGGCACTCCTACCTCAAACCCGGTTTTGAAGCTGAATCAGTTCGGCTTCGTCATGGATGGTCCCGTCTATATCCCAAAGATTTATCACGGCCGTGACAAGACCTTCTTCATGGCCAACTACGAAGGCTGGCGCATGAACAACGGTCAGGCGATCCGGGAGACGGTTCCAACTCCAGCTGAGCTGTCGGGCGATTTCTCGACAACCACTCTTCCGCAAATCAAGGACTCCAATGGCAATGTGGTCATCGCCGCGGGCTCACTGCTGCCTGCGTACGGAACGACTGCCTGTCAAGCCGCGCAAAACGCAGGCTATGACTGCCTGCCCGCTGACCCCGCAACCGGTTTGAATGACTGGGGAACCCAGGTTCCTACCACCGCTCAAACATCCCGCATTGGCCTCCTGGCCGTCACCAATGGCTACTGGGCTACTCCCACTGTCGCCAACACCACGGAAGGCACCAACAACTTCATCGCAAACGTTGGCGCTCCGCTGACGAGCAATCAGCAGACCTACCGTGGAGACCAGAACCTCGGCAGACTCGGTTCAATCTTCGGCCGCTACACCCACGCCACGTATCAAAACAGCAATATCTACAACTCCGGTTCCATCAACTACGGCCTCGAGCAGTACTTCCAGACGGAGAATAGTTGGGAAGTCTCTCACACCATTAATCTCGGCCCTAGAAACGTGAACAACTTTCGCTTCGGCAAGTTGACGGCGACCGCGCCGGAGGGCTCCGCTGCTCCACCAGCCTCTGTAATCAGCGCGCTCGGGGAAACCGGTGTCTTCACACACTTTGGGCCGCTCCAACAGACTTGGCCTAACGTAGGGTTCGGTACAGGCGGCTTCGCTTCGGGAGGCGGTCCCGTGAATTCCTATAGCGGATCGGAGAACCCGAACTGGGAGTTCGCCGATTCCTTCACCACCGTGCATGGAAGGCACACCATCAGCCTTGGCATCGACTACCGGCGTTGGCATCTCGTTAGAAACCTGGACGACGATTTCTACGGCGACTGGACCTTCAGCGGGAAGACGGGCGCGAACAATTTCGAGCCGGTAAGCGCGACGAATGCCGCCAGCAGTTGTTCCAATCCAGCGTCCGCCATCAATGGTGGAAGCCCGCTGTGCGGCACCGGCAACGCAGTAGCCGACATGCTGACCGGCTACTACAGTGGAGTAGGCGGATATGTACCAGCTCCGCTGAGCCCGACGACGTATGCTGGCAACGCACAAGATCATGTATTCAGCTATGTCGGACCGTTCGCGGAAGATGATTGGAAAATTTCTCCCAAACTCTCCATCAACTACGGTCTGCGTTGGGACTTCCGAGCTGCAGCCTATGAAGCGTCGAACCACTTCTTCTGGCTCGACACCACGAACCCCAACGGCGGCCTGTGCTATGCCGACCCGCAGTTGAGCACGGACGGAGTCGCCCCTGGCGTGGGCCTCAACGGAGGCCCCATTCTCCGCTACTGCGGCTCCGTGCCTCATCCAGGCTCGAAGTTGCCCTTTGCGCCAAGGTTCGGCGTCAACTACCGCATCGACGACAAAACCGTCGTTCGCGGCGGCTACGGCATATTCTTCGACTCTTTTGAAGGCCGCGAGATAGATGATTCGGCCGACATCTATCCCTACAGCGTACGCAACAATCTCAATCCGGTATCTGTCGGAAACTTGCCGAAGTTGAGCAACCAGTTATTCCCGAGTTACGCAAACCTGGGACCGTTCCCCGAGTCCTCGTTGTCCTTCATCGCGGTCATCGAATCCGAGAATCCTCTCAACCCTTACGTCCAGTCATGGACACTATCCGTCGAGCGCGAGATGGCCAGAAACACCACGCTCGAAGTCAACTACATCGGAACCAAGTCGACCCACCTCCTGGATCGCCGCAACATCGCTCAACCCTTCCCAATCCCAGCGGCCAGTCTGGGCTTCTGCCAGGAACAGAACGCTGCCGGCACCTACATCAACGCAACTGCTTCACCCTGCGCCCGGGTGTACCGCAACCCCTACGCGAATTTCAACGGGACCTACATCGACAGTGACTTCCACGGTTACGCCAACTACAACGCGATGAATATCAAGTTTGAACATCGCGCGCATGACTTGGCTGCAACGGCAATCTTCACCTGGGCCAAGAGCATGGACGACAAGTCGGCGGCAGCCGGCGTGGGCGGCACAGGCGGCGGCTACCAGGGCTTCATCAACAATCAGGATCCGAACCTTGACTACGGTCCATCGGACTTTGATGTCGATCACCGCTTCGTAGCCAGCTATGTCTACCAGCTCCCATTCGGCCGCGGCAAGAAATTCGCCGGCACAGTCAATCGGGCCGCCGATGTAGCGGTCGGAGGATGGCAGTTGAGTGGTATTACTACCTTCCAGACCGGCTTCCCGTTCAGCGTTCTGGGCAACGATCCTCTCGGTCTGACAGATGCTACGAACAATCGCGCAGACTATGTAGCAGGCTGCAAGATCCACAGCAATATAAGCGAGCCATTCCAGAGAATCAACACGGCCTGTTTCTCCAATCCGGCTCTCGGCGAGTTTGGAAACACGTCGCGCAACTTCCTGCGCCAGCCCGGTATCAACAATTGGGATATGGCGATTGGCAAAGACTTCAGCATTACGGAGCGGCTCAGGTTCATGCTCAAGATGGATACCTTCAACACCTTCAACCATCACCAGTACGCCGGCGATGTAGGCGGTCTTATCGTCGCTGGATCGGGAGGAAACAACGCCATCTCCAACACCGTGGGCTCGGCGACCTTTGGCCAGATCACGACCGCATCCTCGCCGCGCATTCTGCAATTCAGCGGCAAGATACAGTTCTGA
- a CDS encoding TIM barrel protein: MTNMASDRELADRAFQVLDDFRIEIPSWGFSNTGTRFGKFLQTAAASTIAEKFSDAAEVQRLTGSTPTMALHVLWDLPNGLADVETVRSLEKQHSIRAGSINPNLFQDQEYKYGSLCNPSAEIRARAVDHMILSVEIASQLNSRDISLWLPDGSNYPGTQSIRHRIGWLEEALQETHHHMVLGQRLLVEYKPFEPAFYHTDIADWGMALHLAKAAGPQARVLVDTGHHYAAQNIEQIVAWLIHTGMLGGFHFNDRRYADDDLTLGSIDPYQVFRIFHEIHAAGHEGVALDVAFMIDQSHNLKGKIEAMVQTVVSAQELWLKASLVDRDQLSHLQKKCDLVAAEELFRKTFWQDIRPVVAEWRAARNLPVDPLCALRKSGYVERITQERAGRQSSGGSYA; the protein is encoded by the coding sequence ATGACCAACATGGCTTCGGACAGGGAACTGGCAGATCGGGCCTTTCAGGTGCTCGACGATTTCCGCATTGAAATTCCTTCGTGGGGCTTCTCGAACACCGGAACCCGCTTCGGCAAATTCCTCCAGACGGCCGCCGCCTCGACCATCGCGGAAAAGTTCAGCGACGCCGCCGAAGTGCAGCGGCTCACCGGCAGCACGCCCACCATGGCGCTGCACGTACTCTGGGATCTGCCGAACGGGCTCGCGGATGTGGAAACGGTCCGATCGCTCGAAAAACAGCACTCCATCCGCGCCGGCTCCATCAATCCAAATCTCTTTCAGGATCAGGAATACAAATACGGCTCCCTCTGTAATCCCTCCGCCGAAATCCGCGCCCGCGCCGTCGACCACATGATCCTGTCCGTCGAAATTGCCAGCCAGCTCAACTCCCGCGACATCTCTCTCTGGCTTCCAGACGGCTCCAACTACCCCGGCACCCAGAGTATTCGCCATCGCATCGGCTGGCTCGAAGAGGCCCTGCAGGAAACCCACCATCACATGGTTCTCGGCCAGCGCCTGCTTGTCGAGTACAAGCCCTTCGAACCCGCCTTCTACCACACCGACATTGCAGACTGGGGCATGGCCCTTCACCTCGCCAAGGCCGCAGGACCGCAGGCCCGCGTGCTGGTTGACACCGGGCATCACTACGCCGCGCAGAATATCGAGCAAATCGTCGCGTGGCTCATCCACACCGGGATGCTTGGCGGATTCCACTTCAACGACCGTCGCTACGCCGACGACGACCTCACCCTCGGCTCAATCGATCCTTACCAGGTTTTCCGCATCTTTCACGAGATTCACGCTGCCGGTCATGAGGGCGTTGCGCTCGATGTCGCCTTCATGATCGATCAGAGCCACAACCTCAAAGGGAAGATCGAAGCTATGGTCCAGACCGTCGTCAGCGCCCAGGAGCTTTGGCTCAAAGCCTCACTTGTTGATCGTGACCAGCTTTCCCATCTTCAGAAGAAATGCGATCTCGTGGCCGCCGAAGAACTCTTCCGAAAAACCTTCTGGCAGGACATTCGCCCCGTCGTCGCCGAATGGCGTGCTGCGCGAAATCTTCCGGTCGATCCGCTTTGCGCCCTTCGCAAGAGCGGCTATGTCGAACGAATCACCCAGGAGCGCGCGGGACGGCAGTCCTCCGGCGGCAGTTACGCCTGA
- a CDS encoding GH39 family glycosyl hydrolase produces the protein MAGLRKSSNPGASKTMDIQEIRSASHQSVDGWMGKIGTGRLAANLARYFCAAAVFAMAGMVAAEALAQETESGAVAIHWDKPIVTSRSTATLQVVVNPMTEPGSPIHDGAFRALKELGADYVRYVPWLPYPRLAVAELEAPTAAKTSWDFARIDPMTKDFLAATEGHPVILNFSTMPAWLFKTEKPVTYPADPDQVYWDYTQGTELVDPSGKQLGDYYGRLFSWYTKGGFTDENGVRHDSGYHFKIPVWEVLNEPEFEHKTTPQQYTERYDAIVEGIRKISPETKFMGMALAMPSLTPQYFEYFLNPKNHKQGIPIDYISYHFYASPSADQTIDDWQYTFFDQADGFLHTVRFAEAIRKRLSPNTKVDLDELGVILADGIGNIDPKHPAKPYPATYWNLAGAMYAYLYIELAKLQIDLVGESQLVGYPTQFPSVTMIDWTNGKPNARFEVLRLIKDNFGPGDKLVETALPEGRGSDVAAQAFQTARGKRLLLVNRREKSVELALPAEAEHATAKVVDEQSGEEPARAVTMDGGKIVLNPFAVMVVSW, from the coding sequence ATGGCCGGCTTACGCAAATCCTCGAATCCCGGAGCAAGCAAAACCATGGATATTCAGGAGATCAGATCGGCCAGTCATCAAAGTGTCGACGGCTGGATGGGGAAAATCGGAACGGGGAGGCTGGCTGCGAACTTAGCCAGATATTTCTGTGCGGCAGCAGTTTTTGCTATGGCCGGGATGGTTGCCGCTGAGGCTTTGGCGCAGGAAACCGAATCCGGGGCCGTGGCGATTCATTGGGACAAGCCGATTGTCACTTCGCGCTCGACGGCAACGCTGCAGGTGGTCGTCAATCCGATGACAGAGCCGGGATCGCCGATCCATGATGGGGCGTTTCGGGCGCTAAAGGAGCTAGGTGCGGATTATGTGCGCTACGTACCGTGGCTGCCCTATCCGAGATTGGCAGTAGCGGAGCTGGAGGCGCCAACGGCGGCGAAGACTTCGTGGGACTTTGCGCGGATCGACCCGATGACCAAGGACTTTCTGGCGGCTACGGAGGGGCATCCGGTAATTCTTAACTTCAGTACAATGCCGGCGTGGCTCTTCAAGACGGAGAAACCGGTCACCTATCCTGCCGATCCGGATCAGGTGTATTGGGACTACACGCAGGGAACGGAACTGGTGGACCCGAGCGGCAAGCAGCTCGGCGACTATTATGGACGGCTATTCAGTTGGTACACGAAGGGCGGATTTACAGACGAGAACGGAGTCAGGCACGACTCAGGCTACCACTTCAAGATTCCTGTCTGGGAAGTGCTCAATGAGCCGGAGTTTGAGCATAAGACGACTCCTCAGCAATATACGGAGCGGTATGACGCAATTGTCGAAGGCATCCGCAAGATAAGTCCTGAGACGAAGTTTATGGGGATGGCGCTGGCGATGCCCAGCCTTACGCCGCAGTACTTCGAGTATTTTCTGAATCCGAAGAACCATAAGCAAGGTATTCCGATCGACTATATTTCATATCACTTTTATGCGAGCCCTTCGGCGGACCAGACAATTGACGACTGGCAGTACACGTTCTTCGATCAGGCGGATGGGTTTTTGCATACCGTGCGGTTTGCGGAGGCGATTCGCAAGCGGCTTTCGCCAAATACGAAGGTTGATCTGGATGAACTGGGAGTGATATTGGCGGATGGGATCGGTAACATAGATCCAAAGCATCCAGCGAAGCCTTACCCGGCCACTTACTGGAATCTTGCCGGGGCGATGTATGCGTATCTCTACATCGAGTTGGCTAAATTGCAGATCGATCTCGTGGGTGAATCGCAGTTGGTGGGTTATCCGACGCAGTTTCCAAGCGTGACGATGATCGACTGGACGAATGGCAAGCCGAATGCTCGGTTTGAGGTGCTTAGGCTGATCAAGGATAACTTTGGCCCTGGGGACAAACTTGTGGAAACTGCGCTTCCCGAAGGACGTGGATCGGACGTGGCGGCACAGGCTTTTCAGACTGCGCGCGGGAAGCGGCTGTTGCTGGTGAACAGGCGCGAAAAGTCTGTTGAGCTGGCGCTGCCTGCGGAAGCGGAGCACGCGACAGCGAAGGTAGTCGATGAGCAGAGCGGCGAAGAGCCTGCGCGGGCGGTTACGATGGATGGCGGCAAGATTGTGCTCAATCCATTTGCGGTGATGGTGGTGAGCTGGTGA